One part of the Mangrovibacillus cuniculi genome encodes these proteins:
- a CDS encoding PDZ domain-containing protein, producing MGTVLLELVKGLGYIFIHPLTYVAVAFCVLLGYVRVKQERKHFHVRAHDGWFEFREFFTPISIGAGVILSAVLLLLGPVLPLSWLLVTTSVMLLTVLSFRYEIASMAYVVPFAALMIYTLNQGVISNLPSWLEVSEGTTVYWTALFGLMSILLLVEGILIRSKASKATSPRTIVSKRGQVVGVHHSKRLWFLPLIFLVPTGPISDSTWWPIIHLGETAFHIVGVPLVLGFHKKIKARYAKEAINFIGKQLVALSILAIGLVPVAYFLPVTVPYLFGLIVALRLILQYGHFKIEQTKPFFYTKKMKGLQVLGVVPNSPADKMEIVPGEVLSKVNGIPVKNERELYEAIQKNAAHCKIEVFDLNGEIRKVQRALYEGEHHQLGVFVLEETKSYSNAEVS from the coding sequence ATGGGAACCGTTTTACTAGAGTTGGTCAAAGGATTGGGATACATATTTATTCATCCATTAACATATGTCGCAGTAGCTTTTTGTGTTTTATTAGGTTACGTCCGTGTCAAACAAGAACGTAAACATTTTCATGTGAGAGCGCATGACGGTTGGTTTGAATTCCGCGAGTTTTTCACTCCAATTAGTATTGGCGCAGGTGTAATTTTATCAGCAGTCCTTCTTCTATTAGGACCGGTCTTACCGCTATCCTGGCTGTTAGTTACAACTTCTGTCATGCTGCTTACCGTGTTAAGTTTCCGTTATGAAATTGCATCAATGGCCTATGTCGTCCCTTTCGCAGCGTTAATGATTTACACCCTAAATCAAGGGGTAATTTCAAATCTTCCATCCTGGCTAGAGGTCTCAGAGGGAACAACTGTATATTGGACCGCACTGTTCGGATTGATGTCAATTCTACTACTAGTAGAAGGAATTCTCATTCGTTCGAAAGCTAGCAAAGCAACTTCTCCAAGAACCATAGTGAGTAAAAGAGGACAAGTCGTCGGAGTTCATCACTCCAAACGTCTGTGGTTTCTGCCGCTAATCTTCCTAGTTCCAACTGGTCCAATCAGTGATTCGACTTGGTGGCCAATTATTCATCTAGGAGAAACAGCTTTTCACATTGTTGGAGTTCCGCTCGTCTTAGGTTTCCACAAAAAGATCAAAGCGAGATATGCAAAAGAGGCAATAAATTTTATAGGGAAACAACTAGTTGCTCTTTCTATACTAGCGATAGGTTTGGTGCCTGTAGCGTACTTTCTTCCGGTAACAGTTCCGTACTTATTTGGACTTATTGTTGCTCTTCGACTAATACTTCAGTATGGTCACTTTAAAATTGAACAGACAAAACCTTTCTTCTATACGAAAAAGATGAAAGGATTGCAAGTACTTGGGGTTGTACCTAATTCTCCAGCAGATAAAATGGAAATTGTACCGGGGGAAGTTTTGTCGAAAGTAAACGGAATCCCTGTTAAAAATGAAAGAGAGTTATATGAAGCTATTCAAAAAAATGCTGCACATTGTAAAATTGAGGTGTTTGACTTGAATGGTGAGATTCGTAAAGTTCAACGTGCCTTATATGAAGGAGAACATCATCAATTAGGTGTTTTCGTTTTAGAAGAAACAAAGTCTTATAGTAATGCAGAGGTTTCATAA
- a CDS encoding S41 family peptidase: MHTKTISTIMVCSLLTGSVGAYFGSEWKEKQLTVIETANGVATPINGNITPEQEEKIRQAFSLIHDSYVEEMSDDELVAGAIEGMVQTLNDPYSVYMDAETATRFQQTLQSSFEGIGAEVTVQDGKLVIVSPFKGSPAEKAGLKPLDQILAIDGQSVEGLDLVEATMKIRGEKGSTVQIQIKRKGLANPLTVIVKRDEIPVETVKTEMVTKNEKTYGVIEVSSFSEHTAEDFLTSIADLEAKKVAGIIIDVRGNPGGLLSAVEKMVQPLVTAEKPYLQIQERNGETTGFQSNNAKKKPYPIAVLMDKGSASASEILAAALQEAGGYPLVGETSFGKGTVQQPLELSDKSTIKLTMAKWLTPDGNWIHGKGIKPTVEVQQPAIFHAHLLQLSETLKREMNNEEVLAAQEMLAGLGYEPGRTDGYFSIQTEKAVRDFQVAQNIVVSGQIDKQTAMALEEQVRAEINKQENDLQLAKAVEILEAEGR, translated from the coding sequence ATGCATACAAAAACTATTTCTACCATTATGGTTTGTTCTCTTTTAACTGGATCGGTTGGTGCGTACTTTGGCTCAGAGTGGAAGGAAAAGCAACTAACAGTAATTGAAACGGCAAACGGTGTAGCGACGCCGATTAACGGAAATATCACACCGGAACAAGAGGAGAAAATCAGACAAGCGTTCAGTTTAATTCACGACTCTTATGTAGAGGAAATGTCTGATGATGAGCTTGTGGCAGGTGCCATTGAAGGAATGGTTCAAACGTTAAATGACCCGTATTCAGTCTACATGGATGCAGAGACCGCAACTCGTTTCCAGCAAACATTGCAATCTTCTTTCGAGGGAATTGGTGCGGAAGTAACGGTGCAAGATGGAAAGCTAGTAATCGTTTCTCCATTTAAAGGGAGTCCTGCAGAAAAAGCTGGGTTAAAGCCGTTGGATCAAATTCTTGCGATAGATGGACAATCAGTGGAAGGATTAGATTTGGTAGAAGCGACCATGAAGATTCGTGGGGAAAAAGGCTCGACAGTGCAAATTCAAATTAAGCGAAAAGGGTTAGCGAATCCCTTAACGGTTATTGTGAAGAGAGATGAGATTCCTGTAGAGACGGTCAAAACAGAGATGGTAACGAAAAATGAGAAGACGTATGGCGTAATCGAAGTTAGTAGTTTTTCAGAACATACAGCGGAAGATTTCTTAACTTCTATTGCGGATTTGGAAGCGAAAAAAGTAGCCGGAATTATTATTGATGTCCGTGGAAATCCAGGTGGATTGTTATCAGCTGTAGAGAAAATGGTGCAGCCGCTGGTGACTGCTGAAAAGCCGTACTTGCAAATTCAAGAGCGAAACGGTGAAACAACAGGCTTTCAATCAAATAATGCAAAGAAAAAACCATATCCAATCGCGGTGTTAATGGATAAAGGAAGCGCGTCTGCGTCGGAAATTTTAGCGGCAGCATTACAAGAAGCGGGAGGATATCCGTTAGTTGGGGAAACATCTTTCGGTAAAGGAACCGTGCAACAGCCACTGGAACTGTCGGATAAGAGTACCATCAAGTTGACGATGGCAAAATGGTTAACACCTGATGGAAACTGGATTCATGGAAAAGGTATTAAGCCAACAGTAGAAGTACAGCAACCGGCCATTTTCCATGCGCATCTATTGCAGTTATCGGAAACATTGAAGCGTGAAATGAATAATGAAGAAGTGCTAGCGGCACAAGAAATGTTAGCTGGCTTAGGATATGAACCAGGTCGAACGGATGGTTACTTCAGCATTCAAACAGAAAAAGCAGTGCGCGACTTCCAAGTAGCACAAAACATCGTCGTCTCTGGACAAATCGATAAGCAAACGGCAATGGCATTGGAAGAACAGGTTCGAGCGGAGATCAACAAGCAAGAAAACGACTTGCAGTTGGCAAAGGCTGTGGAGATTTTGGAGGCTGAGGGAAGGTAG
- a CDS encoding homoserine dehydrogenase has product MTRNVYRIGIIGYGTVGKGIVNVLEEQKERIASLVSREIEVEYVLVKDRLKKREGDLSFVYDWDAFKRSSFDVVFECIVGVEPAVSYATYFLEQGIPVITANKEMFAKKGKALREVASEYGTSIRYEATTGGAIPIIRSINELLHIQTFTRIDGIVNGTTNYLVTTLRKEGGDFFEHVKKAQEKGYAEADPSFDIDGWDALFKLRIMCESVFGKSPDKETRIPLGPFVQQVKPKEGERIRYIASAYFEEDVLHAVIAPKVILPEHPLFGVDGVTNAIALTTTYSDVLTFTGPGAGSYPTASAMVDDWISYVKLVKPVVPASAGR; this is encoded by the coding sequence ATGACAAGAAATGTTTATCGTATTGGGATTATCGGCTATGGAACAGTTGGAAAAGGTATTGTGAATGTCTTGGAAGAACAAAAAGAGAGAATTGCTTCTCTTGTTTCTCGAGAAATAGAAGTAGAGTACGTTTTAGTAAAAGATCGGTTGAAAAAGCGAGAGGGAGATCTCTCGTTTGTATATGATTGGGATGCATTTAAGCGATCATCATTCGATGTGGTGTTTGAATGTATTGTAGGTGTGGAACCAGCTGTATCTTACGCAACGTATTTTTTAGAACAAGGGATTCCAGTCATTACTGCTAATAAAGAAATGTTTGCGAAAAAAGGAAAAGCGTTACGAGAAGTAGCAAGTGAGTATGGCACATCTATTCGATACGAGGCGACTACCGGTGGTGCAATTCCTATCATCCGCTCCATCAATGAGCTGTTGCACATACAAACTTTCACGAGAATTGATGGAATTGTCAATGGGACAACGAATTACTTAGTCACCACACTCCGAAAAGAGGGAGGAGATTTCTTCGAGCATGTCAAAAAAGCGCAAGAAAAAGGCTATGCGGAAGCGGATCCTTCGTTTGATATAGATGGCTGGGATGCCTTATTTAAGCTACGCATTATGTGTGAATCTGTCTTTGGTAAATCACCAGATAAAGAAACGAGAATTCCTCTAGGTCCATTTGTACAGCAAGTGAAACCGAAAGAAGGAGAGCGTATTCGATATATCGCTTCTGCCTATTTTGAAGAAGATGTCTTACACGCCGTAATTGCTCCCAAAGTAATTCTGCCAGAACATCCGCTATTCGGAGTAGATGGAGTGACAAATGCAATAGCGTTGACGACAACCTACTCCGATGTTTTGACCTTCACGGGACCTGGTGCAGGAAGTTACCCAACAGCAAGTGCCATGGTAGATGATTGGATTTCATATGTAAAGTTAGTTAAACCAGTGGTTCCTGCTAGCGCCGGTAGATGA
- the metX gene encoding homoserine O-acetyltransferase MetX, whose protein sequence is MTLPLRYRETGKVHIGSYTTERGEVIPAVEVAYERVGNPHNPVVLVCHALTGNQVAVGTEDQPGWWAECIGTGKYVDTNEFQVLTFNVLGSCYGSTGPTSTSPSGKPYGATFPEVTIRDMVHVQRKALDKLNISSIHAVIGGSLGGMQVLEWLVLYPSLINRAVVLASTAALSPYAIAFNHVGEQAILLDPNFQDGNYPSNEGLSGLSIARMVGMITYRSKTLFQQRYGEVRSGIQSYLDYQGEIFLQRFDANAYLRLLRAMNQHDIGRDRGGVEKVLREIQTPVTLIGYEGDLLYSIEEMEEMANVLPNSTFVKVSTDFGHDGFLVEADKWGPAIQRELVNGVEETV, encoded by the coding sequence GTGACATTGCCATTGAGGTATCGTGAAACAGGAAAAGTACACATCGGTAGCTATACAACAGAAAGGGGAGAAGTCATTCCTGCTGTTGAAGTGGCATACGAGCGAGTGGGAAATCCGCATAACCCAGTTGTATTAGTTTGCCACGCTTTGACGGGAAACCAAGTTGCAGTTGGTACAGAAGATCAACCTGGTTGGTGGGCTGAGTGTATTGGTACTGGAAAGTATGTCGACACAAACGAGTTTCAAGTTCTTACTTTCAATGTCTTGGGAAGTTGCTATGGAAGTACTGGTCCTACAAGTACTTCTCCATCAGGAAAACCATATGGCGCAACATTTCCTGAAGTGACGATTCGAGATATGGTTCACGTGCAACGAAAAGCACTCGACAAACTGAACATCTCTTCCATTCATGCAGTAATTGGTGGTTCATTAGGAGGTATGCAAGTACTAGAGTGGCTTGTCCTTTATCCTTCTCTGATAAATAGGGCGGTAGTTTTAGCAAGTACAGCTGCATTAAGTCCATACGCCATAGCTTTTAATCATGTAGGGGAACAAGCAATTCTATTAGATCCTAACTTCCAAGATGGGAACTATCCGTCTAACGAAGGTTTGTCTGGATTATCTATTGCCAGAATGGTAGGGATGATTACGTATCGCTCAAAAACTTTATTCCAACAACGTTACGGAGAGGTGCGAAGCGGCATTCAGTCTTATCTAGACTATCAAGGAGAAATTTTTCTGCAGCGATTTGATGCAAATGCATATCTAAGGCTACTTCGAGCAATGAATCAACACGATATTGGACGTGACCGAGGAGGAGTAGAGAAAGTATTGAGAGAGATTCAAACTCCCGTCACGTTAATCGGATACGAAGGAGATTTACTTTATTCGATTGAGGAGATGGAAGAAATGGCAAACGTCCTACCAAATAGTACGTTTGTGAAAGTATCTACTGATTTTGGCCATGACGGATTTTTAGTAGAAGCAGATAAATGGGGGCCTGCGATACAAAGAGAGCTAGTAAACGGAGTAGAGGAGACGGTATAA
- a CDS encoding AMP-binding protein, whose amino-acid sequence MSIRQNLAYQAIDRHIEEGHGDDIAITFVDEGVISRYSYHWLKLETDLWGARLKELGVKKGDLVYTFFPKHLDGHVALLSVVKIGAVAVPLFESFMEEALYDRMEDGGGSVILTHTEFVDRIPLERLSQRVTVLVTNIKQDGDTFRSFSSISATTIDHVTEAVSPDDPLNIHYTSGSTGKPKGIVHAHRVVSLQRKTGREVLAIHPKTVYWCTAHLGWVTGTVYGAFAPFLNRANVVIVNGRFSPNVWYEAIEQVGVEVWYSAPTAFRLLMAADPNVLEAYDLSSLREIASVGEPLNPEIVTWGRREYGLTIRDTWWMTETGSQMIVNLPGDEVRLGSMGKPLPWVTIAILNDNGEVLPKGELGHLAIKSPWESMMKEVWNNPEKYQSYFALNKDWYLSGDLAVQDHDEYVYFQGRSDDMINSSGERIGPFEVESRLIEHPAVAEAGVVGKPDPVRGEIVKAFLVLNESYQKQNPDQLLKEIRQFVKETLSPHAAPRELEILSELPKTAISGKILRRELKKRDIAIEVS is encoded by the coding sequence ATGAGTATTCGTCAAAACTTAGCTTACCAAGCAATTGATCGTCATATCGAAGAAGGACACGGTGACGACATCGCGATTACATTTGTTGATGAAGGTGTCATCAGCAGGTATTCCTATCATTGGTTAAAGTTAGAAACAGACCTATGGGGAGCGAGGTTGAAGGAACTAGGTGTGAAAAAAGGTGACTTAGTATACACCTTCTTTCCAAAGCACTTAGATGGACACGTCGCTTTGCTTTCTGTCGTGAAAATTGGTGCGGTGGCAGTTCCGCTATTTGAATCCTTTATGGAAGAAGCATTATATGACCGAATGGAGGATGGTGGCGGTTCTGTCATCCTTACACATACAGAGTTCGTTGACAGAATTCCGTTAGAGCGCCTTTCTCAACGGGTGACCGTACTCGTGACAAATATAAAACAGGACGGTGACACTTTTCGTTCCTTTTCCTCCATCTCAGCTACAACAATTGACCATGTAACGGAAGCTGTTTCACCAGATGATCCTCTTAATATCCATTACACAAGTGGCTCCACAGGTAAGCCTAAAGGAATTGTTCATGCACACCGAGTGGTATCCTTACAGCGCAAAACCGGAAGAGAAGTATTGGCTATCCACCCAAAAACGGTGTATTGGTGCACAGCTCATTTAGGTTGGGTAACAGGTACGGTGTATGGCGCATTTGCTCCTTTTCTTAACAGAGCAAATGTAGTGATTGTGAATGGAAGATTCTCGCCAAACGTCTGGTATGAAGCCATTGAACAAGTAGGAGTGGAAGTATGGTATAGTGCTCCGACTGCTTTCCGTCTATTAATGGCTGCAGATCCAAACGTATTAGAGGCATACGATTTATCCAGTTTACGAGAGATTGCAAGTGTTGGAGAACCGCTAAATCCAGAGATTGTTACGTGGGGAAGGCGAGAATATGGCCTTACGATCCGTGATACATGGTGGATGACAGAGACGGGTTCTCAAATGATTGTTAACTTACCTGGAGATGAAGTGAGGCTAGGATCGATGGGGAAGCCGCTGCCATGGGTAACCATCGCGATTCTTAATGATAACGGTGAAGTGCTTCCAAAAGGGGAACTTGGACATTTAGCGATTAAATCCCCTTGGGAATCCATGATGAAAGAAGTGTGGAATAATCCTGAAAAATATCAATCTTACTTTGCTTTAAATAAAGATTGGTATTTATCCGGAGATTTAGCAGTCCAAGATCATGATGAATATGTGTACTTCCAAGGAAGAAGCGACGACATGATTAATTCATCAGGGGAGAGAATTGGTCCGTTTGAAGTGGAAAGTAGATTAATAGAGCATCCGGCTGTTGCGGAAGCGGGAGTGGTCGGTAAGCCAGATCCTGTTCGGGGTGAGATTGTGAAAGCCTTCCTAGTATTAAATGAAAGTTATCAAAAACAAAATCCGGATCAACTACTTAAAGAGATACGTCAGTTTGTGAAGGAAACATTATCTCCACACGCAGCACCAAGAGAACTAGAAATCCTATCTGAGCTTCCAAAGACGGCTATTAGTGGGAAAATTTTGCGAAGAGAGTTGAAGAAGCGTGACATTGCCATTGAGGTATCGTGA
- a CDS encoding ABC transporter ATP-binding protein, translating into MLTIQKATRQFDNGAGFRRLSVDIQEGEIVGLLGTSGCGKSTLLRVIAKLDELTEGKLGWSKSSKDVGMIFQEPRLFPWLTVEENVGFVKNSGHKDLLTVNEWLARVGLEGANKLYPKDLSGGMAQRVAIARALRTKPNLLLLDEPFSALDAFTKMQLQDLLLQLWKEEQKTMIFVTHDIDEALYVCDRILIMKGKPGEVIADIKVEGNRTRDLQDEARIRQRGEILSLLHVTEKEGEDRSE; encoded by the coding sequence ATGTTAACGATTCAAAAAGCTACACGACAATTTGATAACGGAGCAGGCTTTCGTCGCCTCTCTGTCGATATTCAAGAAGGCGAAATTGTTGGATTACTAGGAACGAGTGGCTGTGGAAAAAGTACGTTGCTTCGAGTTATTGCCAAATTAGACGAACTGACAGAAGGGAAATTAGGATGGTCAAAGTCTTCCAAAGACGTTGGCATGATTTTTCAAGAACCACGATTATTTCCGTGGTTAACGGTAGAAGAAAACGTTGGGTTCGTAAAGAATTCCGGTCATAAGGATCTACTTACCGTTAATGAATGGTTAGCAAGAGTAGGCCTTGAAGGAGCAAACAAGTTGTACCCGAAAGACCTCTCTGGCGGAATGGCACAACGTGTGGCGATTGCCAGAGCGCTTAGAACAAAGCCAAACTTACTTCTATTAGATGAACCGTTCAGCGCACTTGACGCTTTTACGAAAATGCAGTTACAAGACCTTCTTTTACAATTGTGGAAAGAAGAACAGAAAACGATGATCTTCGTGACGCATGATATCGATGAAGCCCTGTATGTTTGCGACCGAATTCTAATCATGAAAGGCAAACCAGGCGAAGTCATTGCAGATATCAAAGTAGAAGGAAATCGCACACGAGACCTGCAAGATGAAGCAAGAATTAGACAACGTGGAGAAATACTCTCGTTATTACACGTGACAGAAAAGGAAGGAGAGGACCGTTCAGAATGA
- a CDS encoding ABC transporter permease — MAGHSEQVLSQGSVPTTTNVQGKSKKKQTAWIGWVLPALLFLIWEAVGRLGLVPSYQLPPPSTILTTISEMATTGELWPHISATVIRVALGFAIGTVLATVLGAIVGYFKQTEQAVDPLIQGFRSIPSLAWVPLFILWLGIGESSKVLLIAVGVFFPVYLNVVSGIHSVDRKLLEVGKLYELSSLETIKRIILPAALPSFFVGLRSGLGLGWMFVVAAELMGASQGLGFLLVFGQNMSSPDIVIGSILLFAIIGKVTDALIQIVEKMSLKWQDSMRNV, encoded by the coding sequence GTGGCTGGACACTCCGAACAGGTACTAAGTCAAGGATCTGTTCCTACAACAACCAATGTGCAAGGAAAATCTAAAAAGAAGCAAACAGCTTGGATTGGGTGGGTTTTACCCGCCCTGCTTTTCCTCATCTGGGAAGCGGTAGGAAGGCTTGGACTCGTTCCATCCTATCAACTTCCGCCTCCATCTACCATCCTCACAACCATTTCGGAGATGGCGACAACTGGAGAACTTTGGCCGCATATAAGTGCAACCGTCATACGCGTTGCCCTTGGATTTGCGATTGGAACAGTCCTTGCAACCGTTTTAGGAGCAATTGTTGGGTACTTTAAGCAAACAGAACAAGCCGTTGATCCTCTCATTCAAGGATTCCGATCCATTCCTTCTTTAGCGTGGGTTCCCCTATTCATTTTATGGTTAGGTATTGGTGAGTCGTCGAAAGTTTTACTAATTGCAGTTGGCGTGTTTTTCCCGGTTTATTTAAATGTCGTCTCTGGCATTCACAGTGTCGATCGGAAACTACTAGAAGTAGGTAAACTTTACGAACTATCTTCTCTAGAGACCATTAAACGAATTATCTTACCAGCAGCGCTCCCATCTTTTTTCGTAGGATTGCGAAGTGGCTTAGGTCTTGGATGGATGTTTGTTGTAGCTGCTGAGCTAATGGGAGCTAGTCAAGGCTTAGGATTCTTACTTGTTTTTGGTCAAAACATGTCTTCACCAGATATCGTAATCGGCAGTATTCTACTATTTGCGATTATTGGTAAGGTAACAGATGCCCTAATTCAAATCGTAGAAAAGATGTCGCTGAAATGGCAAGACAGCATGAGAAACGTATAG
- a CDS encoding aliphatic sulfonate ABC transporter substrate-binding protein: protein MKKIIWALLTVGIIASLVGCSSSATSGDGKPSKIVVDYAYYSPTSLVLKDKGFLEKALEEEGVEVEYVLSQGSNKALEFLNAGSIDFGSTAGAASFLAKSNGSPIEAVYSYSKPEWTALVTTEDSEITKVEDLKGKKVAATLGTDPYIFLLRALKDAGLSAKDVEIVNLQHSDGAAALLNNQVDAWAGLDPHMAKVELGNNAKLFHRNPDANTYGILNVRSEFAKQYPEYVDKVIAAYEEAREWAIANPEETAALLAEEAGIDLEVAKKQLERNDFSNSAINDDKKETILEAGRILQEVEVVKPSVDVEKTVDELLNDQFTK, encoded by the coding sequence ATGAAAAAAATTATTTGGGCACTTTTAACTGTAGGAATTATCGCTTCCTTAGTCGGCTGTTCTTCCAGCGCGACATCAGGAGACGGTAAGCCTTCTAAAATTGTAGTCGATTATGCGTATTACTCTCCAACTTCCCTAGTTTTAAAAGACAAAGGATTCTTGGAGAAAGCATTAGAAGAAGAGGGAGTGGAAGTGGAATACGTGTTATCTCAAGGGAGTAACAAAGCGCTAGAATTCCTAAACGCTGGAAGCATTGACTTTGGTTCCACTGCAGGAGCGGCGTCGTTTTTAGCAAAATCAAATGGCTCACCAATTGAAGCTGTGTATTCCTACTCCAAACCAGAGTGGACTGCACTTGTCACAACAGAAGATAGCGAGATTACGAAAGTAGAAGATTTAAAGGGCAAGAAAGTAGCAGCAACGCTAGGGACTGATCCATACATCTTCCTGTTGAGAGCTCTTAAAGATGCTGGTTTATCAGCAAAAGATGTGGAAATCGTTAATCTTCAGCATAGTGACGGGGCAGCTGCTCTACTAAACAATCAAGTAGATGCTTGGGCTGGGTTGGATCCTCACATGGCTAAAGTGGAGTTAGGTAACAATGCAAAACTATTCCATCGTAATCCTGATGCAAACACATACGGGATCCTAAATGTTCGTAGTGAGTTTGCCAAACAGTATCCAGAGTATGTAGATAAAGTTATCGCAGCATATGAAGAAGCGCGAGAATGGGCAATTGCCAATCCAGAAGAAACAGCAGCTTTACTGGCGGAAGAAGCAGGCATTGATTTAGAAGTAGCCAAAAAACAGTTAGAAAGAAACGACTTCTCTAACTCGGCAATCAATGATGACAAGAAAGAAACGATCTTAGAAGCCGGACGAATTTTACAAGAAGTAGAAGTGGTAAAACCGTCCGTTGATGTAGAAAAAACAGTGGATGAACTATTAAACGATCAATTTACAAAATAA
- a CDS encoding PLP-dependent aspartate aminotransferase family protein, with amino-acid sequence MSKHEFQQYDAETLLLHGGQSPDPTTGSRAVPIYQTTSYVFADTDHAQSLFSLDEPGNIYSRIGNPTVDVFEKRIALLEDGVASVATSSGMAAITLAILNVASAGDHIVAASNLYGGTYNLFAITLPRYGIDVSFVDPKDPNAFRAAVHPNTKAFFAETIGNPSLHVLDIEAVAEAAHENGLPLIIDNTFATPFNCQPLKFGADIVVHSATKWIGGHGTAIGGVVVDGGRFNWNSEKFPTFTQADASYNGIRYAVDFGTLAFATKLRVQLLRDFGACLSPQNAFLLLQGLETLHLRVERHNQNAIEIAQYLDNHPGVEWVTYPGLPTHPSYELAKKYLPKGAGSIVVFGIEGGRDAGKKAIDAVSLWSHVANVGDAKSLIIHPASTTHQQLSAEDLKKSGVTEELIRLSIGLESTKDLLHDLDRAIALATGKSVHSEPSSAITVNDEGVIKWALQSPFKTETVQGNTVQTPKTLAIVGLSSNPARPSYRLARKMQRLGYKVIPVNPRETEVLGETAYPDLRSIPVEVDIVQVFRSPEAAIEIAKEAVEVQPRIFWLQEGVISPEAASIARDAGLEVVHNRCTYKEAQRIRGSIVTYACEV; translated from the coding sequence ATGAGTAAACACGAATTTCAACAATATGATGCAGAAACGCTTTTATTACACGGAGGTCAATCTCCAGATCCAACGACTGGATCTCGCGCGGTACCAATTTATCAAACAACGTCTTACGTATTTGCCGACACCGACCATGCGCAAAGCTTATTCTCTCTAGATGAGCCAGGTAACATTTATAGCCGCATCGGAAATCCTACGGTCGACGTGTTTGAGAAGCGAATTGCACTCCTAGAAGACGGTGTTGCATCTGTCGCAACTTCTTCAGGAATGGCAGCAATTACGCTAGCAATCTTAAACGTTGCATCGGCTGGTGATCATATCGTTGCCGCATCTAACCTTTACGGTGGAACGTACAATTTGTTCGCCATCACCTTACCTCGTTACGGAATCGACGTATCGTTTGTTGATCCGAAAGATCCGAACGCATTCCGCGCAGCCGTTCACCCGAATACAAAAGCATTTTTTGCAGAAACGATTGGTAATCCAAGTCTTCACGTACTCGATATCGAAGCTGTTGCAGAAGCTGCACATGAAAACGGGCTACCGCTTATTATCGACAACACGTTCGCGACACCGTTTAACTGCCAACCATTGAAATTTGGTGCAGACATTGTCGTTCATTCCGCAACGAAGTGGATTGGCGGACATGGGACTGCAATTGGAGGAGTTGTGGTAGATGGAGGTCGCTTTAATTGGAATAGTGAAAAATTCCCTACTTTCACTCAGGCTGATGCAAGTTACAATGGAATCCGTTACGCAGTAGATTTTGGAACGTTAGCTTTTGCGACAAAGTTACGAGTGCAACTTCTACGAGACTTTGGAGCATGCTTGAGTCCGCAAAATGCGTTTTTACTTCTGCAAGGATTAGAGACACTGCACTTACGAGTGGAGAGGCATAATCAAAATGCCATCGAAATTGCACAATACTTAGATAACCACCCTGGAGTGGAATGGGTGACGTATCCTGGTCTTCCAACCCATCCATCCTACGAGTTGGCGAAAAAATACCTTCCAAAAGGAGCAGGATCTATCGTCGTTTTCGGAATTGAAGGGGGAAGAGATGCCGGTAAGAAAGCCATTGATGCTGTTTCCCTTTGGTCGCATGTAGCAAACGTTGGAGATGCGAAGTCACTAATTATCCATCCAGCATCGACAACTCACCAACAGTTATCCGCAGAAGATTTAAAGAAATCTGGCGTAACAGAGGAACTAATCAGACTTTCCATCGGATTAGAATCAACAAAGGATTTGCTGCATGACTTAGATCGTGCGATTGCACTTGCTACAGGAAAGTCTGTCCACTCCGAACCATCTTCTGCTATCACAGTAAACGATGAAGGAGTAATCAAGTGGGCGCTTCAATCTCCATTTAAAACAGAAACGGTTCAAGGGAACACAGTGCAAACGCCGAAGACATTAGCAATTGTAGGACTATCAAGTAACCCTGCTCGCCCAAGCTACCGCTTAGCAAGAAAGATGCAGCGATTAGGCTATAAAGTCATTCCTGTTAACCCAAGAGAAACGGAAGTGCTAGGGGAAACAGCTTATCCAGATTTACGTTCCATCCCAGTGGAAGTAGACATCGTGCAAGTATTCCGAAGCCCAGAAGCAGCGATTGAAATTGCGAAAGAAGCAGTGGAAGTACAGCCTCGTATCTTCTGGTTACAAGAAGGCGTTATTTCACCAGAAGCCGCATCCATTGCACGTGATGCAGGATTAGAAGTAGTGCACAATCGTTGCACCTATAAAGAAGCTCAGCGTATACGTGGATCCATCGTGACGTATGCTTGCGAAGTGTAG